The window TAAAATCATATTAACAAAATTAAAATATTTTGTCAAATTTTTTAAAAAAATTCTCTAAAAACTCTTGACTTTATGCACCTTTTGCTATATAATATAAATATAAGGAGGTGAGAAAATGAGTAAGAAAAATAAAAAAAATTCTTCAAACCTACTAATAAAAATTAATATTATTTTAGCCACATTACAAATAATAAATCTTTTAGTAGAATTGTTTGAAAAATTTTTCAAATAAATAAGGTTGGGGTAAAAGCCCCCTCCTTATATCTTACTTAATCATAACATGGACAAAGAAAAAATACAAGTTACAATAATTATACTAGGTATAATAGCAACAATAATTTCAATAATATTAAAATTTATTTAGGGGGTATACTATGCTTATAGAACATATAGAAAAACTGCTAAACGGAGAAATTACAGCCTACAAAATAGCTAAAGACTTAGAGATAAACCCTAATATAATTCAACGCTACATAACAGGAGACCGAAAAATAGAAAACATGACCCTAAAAACAGCCGAAAAGCTATATAAATATTACATAGACACACAAAAAGAGAGTTAAACACTCTCTTTTAATTTAGCCTATAATTCTTTTAACAAAGCTTCTTTTAAAATCTGACTAACATTAATATTTTTTAAAAATCACTACAAATTTGATACTATTTCAAATACAAAACAAAAGAACCCTTATAAAACAAGGGTTCTTAACTTTACTCCATAAATCCTCTTAATTTGTTTAATTTAGATGGGTGTTTTAATTTTCTTATTGCTTTTGCTTCTATTTGTCTTATACGCTCTCTTGTTACTCCAAAGGCACTTCCTACTTCTTCTAAAGTGTGCGTTTTTCCGTCTTTCAAACCAAAACGAAGTTTCAAAACATTTTCTTCCCTATCTGTAAGAGTTTCTAAAATTTCTTCAAGCTGTTCTTTTAACAATTCATTAGCAGCATGCTCTACCGGTGATTGAGCATCTTTGTCTTCAATAAAATCTCCTAAATGTGAATCATCTTCTTCACCTATTGGCGTTTCTAAAGATACTGGTTCTTGAGCTATTTTTAAAATTTCCCTAACTTTTTCAGTAGTAATTCCCATTTTTTCTGCTATTTCTTCTGGTTTTGGTTCTCTTCCTAAATCTTGAAGTAGTTGTCTTTGAACTCTTATTAACCTATTTATTGTTTCTACCATATGAACTGGTATTCTTATAGTTCTTGCTTGGTCTGCAATAGCTCTAGTTATAGCTTGTCTAATCCACCAAGTAGCATAGGTACTAAACTTAAATCCTTTAGAGTAATCAAATTTTTCTACCGCTTTAATCAATCCCATATTGCCTTCTTGAATAAGGTCTAAAAATAGCATTCCTCTGCCCACATATCTTTTTGCAATACTTACAACAAGTCTTAAGTTAGCTTCTGCCAATTCTTGTTTTGCTAATTCTTTTTCTGCATCATTACCATTTTCTATAGTTTTAGCTAATTCTAACTCTCTTTCTTTTGATAATAAGGGAACTTTACCTATTTCTTTAAGATACATTCTTACAGGGTCATTTATTTTTATACCAGCTGGCACTGATAAATCTTCTAAATTAATTTCGTCTTCTTCTATTTCTTCTGCATGATTTGCATTTATTAAAATTATATCTTCTCTACTCAACTGTTCATAGAAAAAATCTATTTCATCAGGAGTTATTTCTAGTCCTGAAATTGCTTCAAGAATTTCTTCTTGCGTTAATTCTCCATTTTTTTTACCTTTTTCGATAAATTCATTTTTTATTGTTTCAAAATCTTTATTACTTGAATCTTTCAACATAATTAGCCTCACTATTTCTTATATTTTTTCAACTTAGAAAGCATTTTTATTTGTGCTTCATAATCTGCTTCTATTATCGCACTCTGCAAGTTGGTTTTTATGCTATCAACTTTATCTTTAAATAGATAACTTTTTTTTATATATTTTATGTATTCTTTTATAGTAGATAAATCTTCATTTTGTGAAATTAAAAAGTCGGTATTATCTATGTATTTTATTAAATTAACTAGTTCAACATTATTTATATTATTAATGAATTTATGTACATAAAAATACTTATAATTATTATAATAAATAACTAAAACATTAAATAGCTCATTAAAAATTGAATTTTTAAATGTAAATCCTTCAAATTCATCATATACAGATAAAAAGTAATCTCTATTAATAAAAAAATACTTAAATAATTTACAGATTTTCTTATCAAATGCTGGTATTCCATAAAAAGTTTTAAAATCAAAATTATTACTTGATAGCAGCTTTTGTTTTGTATTAATTTGTCTTTTATTATTACTATTGGATAATTCTCTAAGTAATATATTCTTATCAATAGAGAAATCATTAGATAATTTTGTAATTAGTAAATCTCTTAAAACTTCATCTTCTATAAAACTTATATTTTCTACCAATTCATTTTTATATTTAATCTTATCTTCTAAATTTTTTATTGTGCTATTATAGTATTCTATCTTATATTCTATAAAATGTGTGATATTGTCTTTAGAATAATCATAAAATGAAAATAAAGAATTTGAAGATTTTTTCTTGTGTATAAATTCATCAATATCCTTGGCTCCTGAAAAAGATAGCTTAAATACATTATCTGTTTTTTTGATTAAGGAATTTCCTATTTTAAAAGCCGCCTCTATTCCTGCACCATCATTATCTAAGGCTAGAGTAAATTTGTCTGTTAATTTAAAAATATCATTTAAAATATTTTCGTCTATATTAGTTCCCATTAATGCAACTACATTCTTTACATTTTCTTGATATGAGCTTATAACATCCATATAGCCTTCTGAAATTATGACACTATTTTCTTTTTTTATGTGGTGTCTTGCTTCTGAAAAATTAAATAGTACTTTTCTTTTTTCAAATATTTGCGTTTCATGTGTATTATAGTATTTTGATATTTCTTTTTCTTTTGACATTGTTCTTCCTGAAAAGGCAACTACTTTATCGTTATTGTCTTTTATAGGAAAAATAATTCTGTCTTTAAAAACGTCATAATATTCTCCGTTGGATTTACCTAAAATACCAGAATTTACAACATAATCTAAATTTAAATTATGTGAATTAAAAAAAGAAACAGCTATATTTCTACCTGGAGGAGCATAGCCGATATTAAATTTTTTTATTGTATCTATGGTTATACCTCTTTCAAAAAGATAGTCTAATGCTTTTTCTGCTTCTTTTGTATTTAATAAAATGTAGTTGTAATAATCTGCAATTAAAACATGTGAATAATACATTACATCTTTTTCATCAGATAAATTAAAATTATCATTACTATCTTTTTCTATGTTAAGTCCTAACCTGGAACCTAATTTGTATATTGCTTGATTAAAGTTTAAACCCTCTATTTCTGATAAAAATTGAAATATATTTCCTCCCTTACCACACCCAAAACAGTGTGATATTTTTTTTTCTGGTGAAACTGTAAAAGATGGAGTTTTTTCATTGTGAAAAGGACATAGACCTATATAATTTCTGCCTCTTTTTTCCAACTTTACATATTCACTCACTAAGTCAACTATATCAATATTATCAAAAATATAATCTATATCTTTTTGTGAAATTTTACTCAAAGTTTTTCCTCCCAACTCCAATGTTTAAAATTGGGTAAAAGATTGTAGTGTTATTATATCATATTTAATAGTTTAAATAAATTAAAAATATTTTTGTATTGAAAAAATTTTTTAAAAATGATAGAATATTAAAAAGCGAGTTAATGATGGTGAAAGATTAACAAATTTATTTGGCTTGAAATTTAAAATTTAATAATAAAGGTGAGTTTTTACTAATAAGGGTGGACCCGCGGATAAATTTCGTCCCTGAATGTAGGTGTTTTATTATACCTATGTTCAGGTATTTTTAATTTTAATAATAATTTAGGAGGAATTATAAATGGAAAAAATATTATCTTTGGCAAAAAATAGAGGTTTTGTATTTCAAGGTTCAGAAATATATGGAGGTTTAGCTAATACTTGGGATTATGGTCCGCTTGGAATAGAATTAAAAAATAATATAAAAAAATCTTGGTGGAAAAAATTTATACAAGAAATACCTTACAACGTCGGACTAGATTCTGCAATATTGATGAATCCAAAAACTTGGGTAGCGTCTGGTCATGTTGGAAACTTTAGTGATCCTATGATGGATTGTAAGGAATGTAAATCGAGATTACGTGCAGATAAATTAATAGAAGAATTTTATTTTAAAAATAAAAAAGAAGATATAATTGTTGACGGCCTGCCTTTTGAAGAATTAGAAAATGTAATAAAGAAAGAAAATATTCCTTGTCCAGAATGCAACAAACATAATTTTACTAACATTAGACAATTTAATCTTATGTTCAAAACTAGTCAAGGTGTTGTAGAAAATTCTACAAGTGAAATATTTTTACGACCAGAAACTGCTCAAGGTATTTTTGTAAACTTTAAAAATGTTCAAAGGGCTATGCGTAAAAAATTACCGTTGGGTATTGGACAAATAGGAAAATCATTTAGAAATGAAATTACTCCTGGTAATTTTATATTCAGAACAAGAGAATTTGAACAAATGGAATTAGAATTTTTCTGTGAACCTGGAACGGAATTAAAATGGCACTCATACTGGGAAAATTATTGTAAAGATTGGCTATTAAACTTAGGGATTGATGAAAATTTAATAAGACTTAGAGCCCATGATAAAGAAGAATTATCTCATTATTCTAATGCTACTACTGATATAGAATTTAAGTTTCCTTTTGGTTGGGGAGAATTATGGGGTATTGCCTCAAGAACAGACTATGATTTAAAACAACATAGTGAACACTCTAAAGCTGATTTGTCTTATCAAGACCTAATAACAAATGAAAAATATCTTCCTTACTGTATAGAACCATCTGTGGGTGTTGATAGAGTTTTATTAGCTTTCTTGTGTGATGCCTATAAAGAAGAAGTTGTAGGAGAAAATGACAAACGTATAGTTTTAAAATTACATCCTACCCTAGCGCCATACAAAGCAGCTATTCTACCTCTTTCTAAAAAATTATCAGAAGAAGCTGTAAAATTATTTTCTGATTTATCTAAAGAATTTATGGTAGATTTTGATGAAACAGGTTCTATTGGAAAAAGATATAGAAGACAAGATGAAATAGGTACTCCTTTATGTATTACCTATGATTTTGAATCTGAAAATGATAATATGGTAACAGTAAGAGATAGAGATACTATGGAACAAACAAGAATAGCTATATCAGAATTAAGTAATTATATAAATAATAAAATAAAATTTTAATAAATGAAAATATAATTTTTTATTCAGTTTAAAAGAAAATTCTGTCAACAAAAAAAATTGACACTTATTATTAAAATCTATTGACATTATATTTTTTTAATGTTACAATTACTACTAGCTTAAAACTTAGCTTATTGATTCAACTTTTCATTAAATTCTCATAAACACACACATATAAAGTTGAAACATATATTAAAGGAGTATTAAAATGGCAGTAAAAATCCGTTTGAAAAGATTAGGTGCTAAAAAATCACCTTTCTACCGTATAGTTGTTGCTGATTCTAAATCACCACGTGACGGTCGTTCAATTGAAACTATTGGTACTTACAATGCAGTAAAAAATCCAGCAGAAGTTAAAATTGATGAAGAACTTGCATTGAAATGGTTATCTAATGGAGCACAACCTTCTGATACAGTTAGAAGTTTATTATCTAAAGAAGGAATATTAAAAAAATTCCACGAATCTAAATTAAATAAATAATAAAAAAGCAACTAAATTAGTTGCTTTTTTATTATGCTTTTTTCTAAAGATGGGATAAAAAATTTTATTTTTGATTTTTCTTATTTACA of the Gemella sp. zg-570 genome contains:
- the rpoD gene encoding RNA polymerase sigma factor RpoD, which codes for MLKDSSNKDFETIKNEFIEKGKKNGELTQEEILEAISGLEITPDEIDFFYEQLSREDIILINANHAEEIEEDEINLEDLSVPAGIKINDPVRMYLKEIGKVPLLSKERELELAKTIENGNDAEKELAKQELAEANLRLVVSIAKRYVGRGMLFLDLIQEGNMGLIKAVEKFDYSKGFKFSTYATWWIRQAITRAIADQARTIRIPVHMVETINRLIRVQRQLLQDLGREPKPEEIAEKMGITTEKVREILKIAQEPVSLETPIGEEDDSHLGDFIEDKDAQSPVEHAANELLKEQLEEILETLTDREENVLKLRFGLKDGKTHTLEEVGSAFGVTRERIRQIEAKAIRKLKHPSKLNKLRGFME
- the rpsP gene encoding 30S ribosomal protein S16, with amino-acid sequence MAVKIRLKRLGAKKSPFYRIVVADSKSPRDGRSIETIGTYNAVKNPAEVKIDEELALKWLSNGAQPSDTVRSLLSKEGILKKFHESKLNK
- a CDS encoding glycine--tRNA ligase; amino-acid sequence: MEKILSLAKNRGFVFQGSEIYGGLANTWDYGPLGIELKNNIKKSWWKKFIQEIPYNVGLDSAILMNPKTWVASGHVGNFSDPMMDCKECKSRLRADKLIEEFYFKNKKEDIIVDGLPFEELENVIKKENIPCPECNKHNFTNIRQFNLMFKTSQGVVENSTSEIFLRPETAQGIFVNFKNVQRAMRKKLPLGIGQIGKSFRNEITPGNFIFRTREFEQMELEFFCEPGTELKWHSYWENYCKDWLLNLGIDENLIRLRAHDKEELSHYSNATTDIEFKFPFGWGELWGIASRTDYDLKQHSEHSKADLSYQDLITNEKYLPYCIEPSVGVDRVLLAFLCDAYKEEVVGENDKRIVLKLHPTLAPYKAAILPLSKKLSEEAVKLFSDLSKEFMVDFDETGSIGKRYRRQDEIGTPLCITYDFESENDNMVTVRDRDTMEQTRIAISELSNYINNKIKF
- the dnaG gene encoding DNA primase; the protein is MSKISQKDIDYIFDNIDIVDLVSEYVKLEKRGRNYIGLCPFHNEKTPSFTVSPEKKISHCFGCGKGGNIFQFLSEIEGLNFNQAIYKLGSRLGLNIEKDSNDNFNLSDEKDVMYYSHVLIADYYNYILLNTKEAEKALDYLFERGITIDTIKKFNIGYAPPGRNIAVSFFNSHNLNLDYVVNSGILGKSNGEYYDVFKDRIIFPIKDNNDKVVAFSGRTMSKEKEISKYYNTHETQIFEKRKVLFNFSEARHHIKKENSVIISEGYMDVISSYQENVKNVVALMGTNIDENILNDIFKLTDKFTLALDNDGAGIEAAFKIGNSLIKKTDNVFKLSFSGAKDIDEFIHKKKSSNSLFSFYDYSKDNITHFIEYKIEYYNSTIKNLEDKIKYKNELVENISFIEDEVLRDLLITKLSNDFSIDKNILLRELSNSNNKRQINTKQKLLSSNNFDFKTFYGIPAFDKKICKLFKYFFINRDYFLSVYDEFEGFTFKNSIFNELFNVLVIYYNNYKYFYVHKFINNINNVELVNLIKYIDNTDFLISQNEDLSTIKEYIKYIKKSYLFKDKVDSIKTNLQSAIIEADYEAQIKMLSKLKKYKK